From the Actinomyces sp. zg-332 genome, the window TAAAAAATAAAAATAATACAGTAAACTTATCTTGGTACTAAAAATTCGTTGAGGAATAAAATATGTCTAACAATCTACTAGCAGTAGTAGTACTAGCCGCCGGTCAAGGCACACGAATGAAATCTAAGCTACCGAAAGTTCTACACAAAATGTGCGGAAAAACAATGCTTGGATTTGCTTTAGAAAACGCTAAAAAAGTTGACCCTAAATATACAATTACCGTAGTAAGACATGAAAGAGAACAAATAGTCTCTTACCTAGAAAATGAATATCCAGATGTCAAAATAGTTGACCAAGATGAAATACCTGGTACAGGTAGAGCGGTCGAATGTGCTATAGAATCAATAAAAGAAGAAAAAGGAACAGTTATAGTCACTTGTGCTGATGTTCCAATGCTAGAATTCGACACAATACAAAACTTAGTAAAATATCATGAAAGCAACGAAGCTTTAGTTACAGTCCTAACAACTGAACTAGAAAATCCAACAGGATATGGAAGAATAGTCACACAAGACTCAACGTTCAAAGAAATAGTTGAAGAAAAAGACGCTTGTCAAAATATTAAGAAAATAAAACAAATCAACGGTGGAATCTACGCATTCGAAATATCTTTCCTAAAAGAAACAATAAAAACTTTAGATCGTAACAATTCACAAAACGAAATTTACCTAACAGATTTAGTGAAAAAAGCTTACGAAAAAGGAAACAAAGCTTTTACATACAACATTTCAGACTACGAACAAATACAAGGATGTAACGATAGAGTACAACTTGCTGATTTGCGTTCAAAAATGAACAAAAGAATATGTGAAACATGGATGCGTGAGGGTGTAACAATATTTGACCCAAATACAACTTGGATTGATGCAGAAGTTACAATCGAATCAGACGTAACTATTATGCCTAACACAATCCTAGAAGGAACCACACACATTTCAGAAGGAACAATAATCGGTCCTGATACAAACTTAAAAAATGTAAAAGTTGGTAAAAATGCCAAAGTCGAAAGAACACAAGGCAGTGACTCAACACTAGGCGATGAAACAAATATAGGACCATTTGCCTATATAAGACCAGGAACCAACTTAGGGAATAACGGTAAAATTGGTGGATTTGTGGAAACCAAGAACTCAACTATTGGGCAAGGATCAAAAGTTCCACATCTATCCTATGTAGGGGATGCAACTATAGGAAAGTTCACAAACATAGGAGCTGCATCAATTTTCGTAAACTATGACGGTGTTGAAAAACACCAAACAACTATTGGAGACTACTGTCGTCTAGGATCTGACAACATGTATGTTGCTCCAGTATTAGTAGGTGACGGAGTATACACAGGAGCAGGAACTGTAGTTAGAAAAGATATTCCTTCAGGAGCCCTTAGTGTAAACGACACCGACCAAAGAATAATTGAGGGATGGGTAGAAAAGAAACGACCAGGCACACCGGCTGCACAAGCTGTAAAAAATAAGAACAACAAAAATAACCAACACTAACTTGAAGGAGACACACTGATGACCGGATTAACCTCCGCCGGCGAAAAACGTCTTGTAGTAGTAACAGGACGATCCCATCCAAAATTAGCTGAGGATGTTGTAAAAGAACTAGGAATAGATCTTATCCAAACAACAGCATACGATTTTGCAAACGGTGAAATCTATGTTAGATTCACAGAAAGCGTACGTGGTAGTGACGTATTCGTACTACAGTCACACACAGACCCAATTAACAAATGGCTAGTTGAACAACTACTAATGGTAGACGCACTAAAACGCGCCTCAGCTAAGAGAATCACAGTAGTAATGCCATTTTATCCATACGCTCGTCAAGACAAAAAGCACAGAGGTCGTGAACCAATATCAGCACGCCTAATAGCTGATTTATTCAAAACAGCAGGCGCTGATCGCCTAATGTCAATCGACCTACACACATCACAAGAACAAGGTTTCTTTGATGGACCAGTTGACCACCTATGGGCAATGCCAGTTCTGATTGACTATGTAAAAACACGAGTAGACCTTGATAAGGTAGCAGTTGTCTCACCAGACGCTGGTCGTATCCGTGTAGCTGAAAAATGGGCAAATAAGCTAGGAGGTTGCCCTCTAGCTTTCGTTCACAAGACACGCGACATAAACTCACCTAATAAAGCTGTTGCTAACCGTATCGTAGGTGATGTAAAGGGACGTCAATGTGTATTGGTAGATGATATGATCGACACTGGTGGCACTATTGCTCAAGCTTCAAAAATTTTGTTAGACAATGGAGCCTCAGAAGTAATTATTGCTACAACACATGGCATATTGTCAGAACCAGCAGTTGAACGCCTAAGCACTTGTGGAGCTAAAGAAGTCATCGTAACAGATACACTTCCAATTGTTGAATCAAAGCGTTTTGACAATCTAACTATCCTATCTATTGCACCTCTACTAGCAACAGCAATCCATGAAGTGTTTGAAGATGGATCAGTTACAGGACTGTTCGGTGAATAATTTCAGCTGAAATATCAATAAAATACTAATAAAACAACGTTAAAAGAAAGTGTGTCTAAAACAAATAAGGCACACTTTCTTTATACCATTAAAAATACGGAAAACTTTAGAACAAAATTTACATAAAATGCTTGAAAAATTTGCATATAAAACACAAATTGATAAACTTATATAAGCCTCGGCGAGGGAAACAAATACAGTGTTCCGTTATCGACGTGGCCGCTTTTGCGTCCAACCGAGGCCATGTGATAAAAACTATAATAAAAGGAGAAATCTCATGGCTGAAAAGCTAGTAGTAAGACTACGTGAAGAATTTGGTAAAGGATTTGCACGTCGTGCACGCGTAAACGGTGAAGTTCCAGGTGTAGTTTACGGTAAAGGTGAAGAAACCCTACACGTTCTATTGCCAGGACACGAAATTTTCCTAATTGTAAAGGATAACCGTAAAGCTGAAGTAGTCCTAGAACTAGATGGAAAAGAAATTAACGCAAAGATTCAAGAAGTACAGGTACATCCAGTACGTCGCGATATTCTACACGTTGACTTCGTACGTATCTAATTGCGTAAATATTAGATACAAAATAGTGCCTAGGTATCTTCTAGGCACTTTTATTTTTAAACAACTAACTGAATAAGTAACAACTTGAATAGCTTTTCAAAAATAACATATAGAAAAGCTATAATTTGGGGAGAAAACATGAACACTTATGTTGTTGTAGGATTAGGTAACCCTGGAGAAAAATACGCAAACACTTTGCACAACATAGGCTATATGGTAGTTGATGAAATTGCTAAACGACATAACGTGACATTTAAACAACATAAAACATCTAACTTAGTTGCGCAGTTACAATTAGGTTACGGAATAGATTCCCCGAAAGTAATACTAGTAAAACCTTGCTCATATATGAACGAGTCTGGCAGACCTGTAAATGAGATACTAAAATTCTTCAAACTGAATCAAACTAATTTAGTTGTAGTCCAAGATGAACTAGATATAAATCGTTTTAGCTTAAAAATGAAAATCGGAGGAGGAGAAGGTGGCCATAATGGTCTAAAATCCATCTCCCAACACATTGGAAGCAAAAACTACATAAGAGTTAGATATGGTATAGGTCGCCCGCCAGGACGCATGCCTGTAGCTGACTATGTTTTATCCAACTTTCATAAAAAAGACGAAGACATGAAACAAGTATGTATCGTTGAATGTGCTGACGCTGTAGAAGAAATAATTACCTTAGGATTTGACAAAGCGCAATCAAGACTACATACTCTTCAAAATCAAAGATAAACTTATTGAACTATTACAATCATAAAACATAACCTAAGTGCATAAAATTTTACATACTAGAAGAAAATAAGATGAAAGACAAAAGCACAAAAAGAACTATAAAACTACGGGATAAAGAACAAACAGTAACAAATAATTCCCCGGCTTTGAAAAACTACTTAGAAGAACTAGTAAAATCTGAAAAAATACAAGAGATAATACAAGAATCCAAAACACTAAATAACGTAAATATCAGCACTAACAAAAACATAGTACCACCAATTTTAGCGATACTTAGCAAATACTCACAGCAAATAAAAACTAAAAAACCCAGACAAATAGTGGCAGTAATACCCGATAGTAAAAACGCTCAAATAGTAGCTGAATACTTAAAATCTTTCACTCAAAACGTTGCTTATTTACCAGCATGGGAAACCTTGCCACATGAAAGACTATCACCACGTATAGACACAATGTCAATTAGAAACAAAGTACTGTCTAATTTAGTTATAAATAGTCAAAACTTAGCGGAAAATCAAGGTGAGTCTTTAGAAAATCCTATACAAATACTAGTTACATCCGCCAGAGCATTTGTGCAACCAATAATTATCAATGAAAAAAGATTCGAAAAAATAAACTTATCACTAAATCAAGAAATTGATTTTGAATACCTACAGGCTAACTTAACAAATATTGGTTATACTCGCGCAGAAGTAGTGTCTACAAGAGGAGAATATGCAGTACACGGCGGAATAATCGACATTTTTATCCCAACAGAAGAACACCCCATAAGATTAGAGTTCTTCGGCGATGAAATAGACAGCATGGAATACTTCTCAGTTGAAAATCAACGTACATTAGGTAAAGAAGTAAAACAAGTTACAATCTATGCTTGCAGAGAACTAATAATTGATGAGCATATAAAGTTTCTAGCACAAACATATAAACAACAAATGCCAGAGATAGCGCATATGCTTGAAAAAATAGAAAACGGCATATACCCTCAAGGATTTGAATCCCTCAGCTCTATTTTCAACCACAATATAGAACCAATAACTAAACTTATAAGCGATGACTCAATAATAGTTTTACAAAATATTGAAAGTATCAAAAAAATATACGAAGACCTCGAACAAACAGCTCAAGAATTCTTAGAAGCAACTTGGAAATACTCTCAATCAGAAGAAGAAACTCCAATAGGAATAGATACAACGTCGTTTTATAATATTTCAGATTTGCTAGCTACTACAAAGCCAACTATATCTAAATGGTATATAGGTGAAATAGGTGAAGGTGAAGATATAGATACAAACATAACTTTACCAGTCAATGAAATACCAAACTATAACTCTAATTACAAAAAACTATGTTCAGATTTACAAAATGGTATAAAAACAAGCAAACAAATATTTATATCAAACCCAAATATAACCCATTTGGAAAGACTTGAAAAAATATTAAACGAAAACGATATACCTACAAGAATAAGTAGCATAAATGCTCATAAACCGACCACATACGAACCACACATAGTACATCTTTTAGACACTCAAGCTACGAATGGCTATGAATTTGAAGAGATAGTTTTTATTACGCATAACGACATAAGTAGCAAAATAAACAGGAATGAGTCTAAGAAAAACAACATACGAAAAAGACAAAAAGCAATAGACCCAATGACTCTAAAACCTGGAGATTACATAGTCCACAGCTATCACGGAATAGGTCGTTTCGTAGAGTTAACATCTAGGGAAATAAAGAAAAACACATATCGAGAATATATAGTTATTGAATACGCTCCATCAATAAGAGGAAAAGAAAACGACAAGCTATTTGTTCCAACTGATAGCTTAGACAGAATCAGCAAATACACTGGAGGTACACCTACCTTACATAAACTAGGTGGAAGTGACTGGGCAAAAGCAAAACAAAAAGCTCGAAAAGCAATTAGAGAAATTACTACAGAACTAGTTCAACTATACGCTAAGAGAGCTAACGCGAAAGGCTATGCTTTCTCACCAGATACACCGTGGCAAAGAGAACTAGAAAGCTCTTTTGAACACGTAGAAACTGCTGATCAGCTAACTGTGATCGAAGAAATAAAGAAAGACATGGAAAAACCAACTCCAATGGATCGTTTGCTATGCGGAGATGTGGGATACGGAAAAACAGAAGTAGCGGTTAGAGCAGCCTTCAAAGCTGTACAAGATGGAAAACAAGTTGCAGTACTAGCCCCAACAACTTTGCTGGCACAACAGCACTACGAAACTTTCAGTAACCGCTATTTAAGCTTCCCAGTGAAAGTAGCGTGCTTATCGCGTTTCACACCAGATAAACAAGCAGAAAAAATCCTGCAAGAATTATCTGAAGGAACAATTGATGTAATCATAGGCACACATAGATTGCTCACAGGGCGAGTCACATTCAAAGATCTAGGGTTAATCATAATTGATGAAGAACAACGTTTTGGAGTTGAGCATAAGGAAACGCTAAAACAATTCAAAAATAATATAGATGTATTATCAATGAGTGCCACCCCAATACCTAGAACTCTAGAAATGGCAGTTACAGGCATTAGAGAAATGTCCACTTTATCAACTCCTCCTGAAGAGAGATACCCAATTTTAACTTACGTAGGAGCTTATAAAGATAGACAAGTAGTAGCTGCAATAAAACGAGAATTATTACGTGACGGCCAAGTATTTTATGTGCATAACAAAGTTGAAGATATAGATAAAGTTGCCCATAAGATAAAAAACATGATTCCACAAGCTCGCATAGCTGTAGCTCACGGAAAAATGAACGAAACTCAACTTGAAAAAATCATAGTCGACTTTTGGAATAGACAATACGATGTCCTTGTATGCACAACAATAGTTGAGACGGGCTTGGACATACCGAATGTTAATACTTTGATAATTGATAAAGCTGAAAACTTTGGGCTATCACAGTTACACCAATTACGAGGTAGAGTTGGTAGAGGCAATGAAAGAGCTTATGCGTACTTCTTATACAGCGAGAATAAAACACTCACTGATACAGCCCAAGAAAGACTCGAAACCATTGCTACCAACACTGACTTAGGCTCTGGAATTAGAGTGGCTTTGAAGGACCTAGAGATACGTGGTGCTGGAAACTTACTTGGGGGAGCGCAATCAGGACACATTGAGGGCGTAGGCTTTGATTTGTATATGCGAATGCTTACTGAAACAATAGAAGCTTTCAAAGGTGAATATGTACCAGATGTTGAGATAAAAATTGATTTACCATTTGACACACGTATACCTGAAGAGTATATACCTAGCGAAAATCAGCGTCTTGAAATGTACTCTAAAATTTCTTCAGCTAAAGATAACGATGCTTTACAAGAAGTGCTCACCGAACTACGTGACCGTTTCGGATATATTGATCCTAAAGATATATCAGGGTTGCTTTCCAGTATTAAAGTCAAATTTATTGCTAAGAAATATGGTTTTGAAGAGATAGCTGTGCAGGGTAAGTATATTAGATTTGCTCCAATAGTTTTAAGTGAATCCCAGCTCATGAGACTTATGCGTTTGTACCCGAAAACAGTTATAAAACAAGCAATCAGAGCGATATTAGTGCCCCTTGAAGAGTTACAAAAGTACGCTGATGGAGCAATAGATGACTTTGAGTTTGCTGATAAAATTGAGGACAGTTTAAAGAAAATTTTTGATTTTGGGATAACTATTGATAAAACAAGAAATAGTAGTGTTCAGGAAGAAAAACTTCAAAAAGCTAAAGAATTTGCTAAAGGTATAAATAAAAAACGAGGTATTGACAAGGAACATGAAAAAGACTCTGTATCTACGGAAAACAGCAAAATAAGTAAGTTGAACCGTTCAAAACCTCCAAAACCTAAGGTTGATATGTCTAAGTTTAAAAGTAAATCAGATTACATGTAGATAAAGTTTTGATAGTAGCTTATTTTAATGTGGATATATTTGGCAGTAAAATAAAGTAAAACTAGTGTTTTGTCTTACGATGAACCATACTTGTGAGGGTTTGTCAGTATAACTACAGCTTTATTAAGTTATTAAAACAAATAAGGTAATAGATAGTGCATTCACCTCGAAAGTATTTCTATCTATGGAGAACAAATAGTAGAATAGAAATTGTCCTTATTAAAATAAAATAAAGGGGGGAAAGATGGCTGGAATTGAAGCAATCGGAGCTCGTGAAATATTGGATTCACGTGGCAACCCAACGGTTGAAGTTGAAGTTGCTTTAGAAGATGGCACAGTTGCCCGTTCAGCTGTCCCATCAGGTGCGTCAACAGGTGCTTTTGAAGCAGTTGAAAAAAGAGACGGAGATATAAGCCGTTATCTTGGCAAAGGTGTAGAAGCAGCAATAGATGCTGTGAACGAAATAATCGCACCTGAAATTGAAGGTATTGAATCAACTGAGCAACGTCTCATTGATAACTATTTATGTGAACTTGATGGCACTGATGCCAAAGGTAAATTGGGAGCAAATGCTATATTAGGAGTTTCTTTAGCTGTAGCTAATGCTTCTGCTGCTTCTTCTGGTTTGTCTTTATTTAGATATATTGGAGGTCCAGGAGCACATAGGCTTCCAGTACCAATGATGAATATTCTAAATGGTGGTAGTCATGCTGACTCAAATGTGGATATACAAGAATTTATGATAGCTCCTATCGGGGCTTCTAGTTTCAAAGAAGGATTGCGTTGGGGAGCTGAAGTTTACCATAGTTTGAAAGCTGTTTTGAAGAAAAAAGGGCTTTCAACAGGTCTGGGCGACGAAGGCGGATTTGCTCCAAATCTTGAATCAAATCGAGCAGCGTTGGATTTGATACTATCTGCTATTGAAAAAGCCGGGTATACACCTGGTACACAAGTTGCTTTAGCTTTGGACGTAGCATCTACTGAATTCTTCAAAGAAAACAGGTATCAGTTTGAAGGTGAAGAAAAAACTACGGAAGAAATGATTTACTACTACGAGAACCTAGTAACTAATTATCCACTAGTTTCAATCGAAGATCCTTTGAGTGAAGATGAATGGCAAGCCTGGGTAAATCTAACGGAAGCTGTTGGAGATAGGGTACAACTAGTTGGTGACGATTTATTTGTTACAAATCCAAAGCGTTTAGCAAAAGGGATACAACTAGGTGCTGCTAATTCATTGTTGGTTAAAGTAAACCAGATTGGTACTTTAACGGAGACTTTGGAAGCAGTCGAACAAGCACACCGTAGCGGATATACTACTATGACTTCTCACCGTAGCGGAGAAACTGAGGATACGTTTATTGCTGATCTTTCAGTTGCAACTAACTCTGGTCAAATAAAGACAGGTGCTCCAGCACGTGGTGAACGCATATGTAAATATAACCAGTTACTACGTATTGAAGAAGAGCTAGGTGATGCAGGAGTATATGCAGGACGCTCAGCCTTTCCAAGAGCAAAGTTTTAAATTTTAATTAAATAGAACTATACTGGTAGGTGGTGGTTTGATTAGAAGCCGCCACCTACTATATGTACAATTGATACTTGTATTTGACATGCTAAACACTAGTGTTATTAACCTCTAATACTTATAAGGATTCTTGACATGAAACGACCAAATCTTAACAGACAAGGTTCAAATGCGAATAAGAATCCTAATTTTGCTGAAAAACAAACTAGTAATACAAATAGTAATTCTAAGTATTTTTCTACGGATAAAGGTATAGGTAAAACATCAGGTAATCGTAAAAATTCAAATCATGAAGATAACGAGCCTAAAGAAAATACAACTAAACTATCATCTAGGTTTAAGTTTTTAAGAAGTAAAATCAATCCCACAAAAGAGCTTGAAAACAAAGATTATATTGGTAAAACTCACTCGGATACTGTTAAAAATACCTCTCACGAGGCAAAGATAAAAGCTCCTAAGATAGAAAAAGAAACTTTTATAAGAAGTATTCGCAAAATAAATAAGACGCAGAAAAATGAAGCTGA encodes:
- the glmU gene encoding bifunctional UDP-N-acetylglucosamine diphosphorylase/glucosamine-1-phosphate N-acetyltransferase GlmU, with the translated sequence MSNNLLAVVVLAAGQGTRMKSKLPKVLHKMCGKTMLGFALENAKKVDPKYTITVVRHEREQIVSYLENEYPDVKIVDQDEIPGTGRAVECAIESIKEEKGTVIVTCADVPMLEFDTIQNLVKYHESNEALVTVLTTELENPTGYGRIVTQDSTFKEIVEEKDACQNIKKIKQINGGIYAFEISFLKETIKTLDRNNSQNEIYLTDLVKKAYEKGNKAFTYNISDYEQIQGCNDRVQLADLRSKMNKRICETWMREGVTIFDPNTTWIDAEVTIESDVTIMPNTILEGTTHISEGTIIGPDTNLKNVKVGKNAKVERTQGSDSTLGDETNIGPFAYIRPGTNLGNNGKIGGFVETKNSTIGQGSKVPHLSYVGDATIGKFTNIGAASIFVNYDGVEKHQTTIGDYCRLGSDNMYVAPVLVGDGVYTGAGTVVRKDIPSGALSVNDTDQRIIEGWVEKKRPGTPAAQAVKNKNNKNNQH
- a CDS encoding ribose-phosphate diphosphokinase, whose amino-acid sequence is MTGLTSAGEKRLVVVTGRSHPKLAEDVVKELGIDLIQTTAYDFANGEIYVRFTESVRGSDVFVLQSHTDPINKWLVEQLLMVDALKRASAKRITVVMPFYPYARQDKKHRGREPISARLIADLFKTAGADRLMSIDLHTSQEQGFFDGPVDHLWAMPVLIDYVKTRVDLDKVAVVSPDAGRIRVAEKWANKLGGCPLAFVHKTRDINSPNKAVANRIVGDVKGRQCVLVDDMIDTGGTIAQASKILLDNGASEVIIATTHGILSEPAVERLSTCGAKEVIVTDTLPIVESKRFDNLTILSIAPLLATAIHEVFEDGSVTGLFGE
- a CDS encoding 50S ribosomal protein L25; the protein is MAEKLVVRLREEFGKGFARRARVNGEVPGVVYGKGEETLHVLLPGHEIFLIVKDNRKAEVVLELDGKEINAKIQEVQVHPVRRDILHVDFVRI
- the pth gene encoding aminoacyl-tRNA hydrolase is translated as MNTYVVVGLGNPGEKYANTLHNIGYMVVDEIAKRHNVTFKQHKTSNLVAQLQLGYGIDSPKVILVKPCSYMNESGRPVNEILKFFKLNQTNLVVVQDELDINRFSLKMKIGGGEGGHNGLKSISQHIGSKNYIRVRYGIGRPPGRMPVADYVLSNFHKKDEDMKQVCIVECADAVEEIITLGFDKAQSRLHTLQNQR
- the mfd gene encoding transcription-repair coupling factor, producing MKDKSTKRTIKLRDKEQTVTNNSPALKNYLEELVKSEKIQEIIQESKTLNNVNISTNKNIVPPILAILSKYSQQIKTKKPRQIVAVIPDSKNAQIVAEYLKSFTQNVAYLPAWETLPHERLSPRIDTMSIRNKVLSNLVINSQNLAENQGESLENPIQILVTSARAFVQPIIINEKRFEKINLSLNQEIDFEYLQANLTNIGYTRAEVVSTRGEYAVHGGIIDIFIPTEEHPIRLEFFGDEIDSMEYFSVENQRTLGKEVKQVTIYACRELIIDEHIKFLAQTYKQQMPEIAHMLEKIENGIYPQGFESLSSIFNHNIEPITKLISDDSIIVLQNIESIKKIYEDLEQTAQEFLEATWKYSQSEEETPIGIDTTSFYNISDLLATTKPTISKWYIGEIGEGEDIDTNITLPVNEIPNYNSNYKKLCSDLQNGIKTSKQIFISNPNITHLERLEKILNENDIPTRISSINAHKPTTYEPHIVHLLDTQATNGYEFEEIVFITHNDISSKINRNESKKNNIRKRQKAIDPMTLKPGDYIVHSYHGIGRFVELTSREIKKNTYREYIVIEYAPSIRGKENDKLFVPTDSLDRISKYTGGTPTLHKLGGSDWAKAKQKARKAIREITTELVQLYAKRANAKGYAFSPDTPWQRELESSFEHVETADQLTVIEEIKKDMEKPTPMDRLLCGDVGYGKTEVAVRAAFKAVQDGKQVAVLAPTTLLAQQHYETFSNRYLSFPVKVACLSRFTPDKQAEKILQELSEGTIDVIIGTHRLLTGRVTFKDLGLIIIDEEQRFGVEHKETLKQFKNNIDVLSMSATPIPRTLEMAVTGIREMSTLSTPPEERYPILTYVGAYKDRQVVAAIKRELLRDGQVFYVHNKVEDIDKVAHKIKNMIPQARIAVAHGKMNETQLEKIIVDFWNRQYDVLVCTTIVETGLDIPNVNTLIIDKAENFGLSQLHQLRGRVGRGNERAYAYFLYSENKTLTDTAQERLETIATNTDLGSGIRVALKDLEIRGAGNLLGGAQSGHIEGVGFDLYMRMLTETIEAFKGEYVPDVEIKIDLPFDTRIPEEYIPSENQRLEMYSKISSAKDNDALQEVLTELRDRFGYIDPKDISGLLSSIKVKFIAKKYGFEEIAVQGKYIRFAPIVLSESQLMRLMRLYPKTVIKQAIRAILVPLEELQKYADGAIDDFEFADKIEDSLKKIFDFGITIDKTRNSSVQEEKLQKAKEFAKGINKKRGIDKEHEKDSVSTENSKISKLNRSKPPKPKVDMSKFKSKSDYM
- the eno gene encoding phosphopyruvate hydratase, whose protein sequence is MAGIEAIGAREILDSRGNPTVEVEVALEDGTVARSAVPSGASTGAFEAVEKRDGDISRYLGKGVEAAIDAVNEIIAPEIEGIESTEQRLIDNYLCELDGTDAKGKLGANAILGVSLAVANASAASSGLSLFRYIGGPGAHRLPVPMMNILNGGSHADSNVDIQEFMIAPIGASSFKEGLRWGAEVYHSLKAVLKKKGLSTGLGDEGGFAPNLESNRAALDLILSAIEKAGYTPGTQVALALDVASTEFFKENRYQFEGEEKTTEEMIYYYENLVTNYPLVSIEDPLSEDEWQAWVNLTEAVGDRVQLVGDDLFVTNPKRLAKGIQLGAANSLLVKVNQIGTLTETLEAVEQAHRSGYTTMTSHRSGETEDTFIADLSVATNSGQIKTGAPARGERICKYNQLLRIEEELGDAGVYAGRSAFPRAKF